The Fibrobacter sp. genome includes the window TACTTCTTTTGAAGTTTCTCAAGTTGGCTCTTGCTGATTTTAGCCATTGAGGCCCCCTTTCCAAGAGGTAATGTGCCCATCAGTCAATTTACCATAAAATATTTCTCAGGAAAACAGTGTGTCAAGCATTTAAAGAGGGTATTCTTCTTATTTCACAGGAATCTTTTCCCTAGTGTCATAACACTGCGTTCTCCTGCCCGATAGAATCAAGATGCGCAAGAACCATCCGCAATTCACCATAAGAGTATTTGTCACCAAAATTTTCTTTCGCAGGAGAAAGCTCCCTTGAATTCTGATTCAGAAAGAACCCACTGATTTCTGAGATCTTTTCCTCAGACAGAAGTCTGGAGATGTCAAGCTCTCCGGTACTTATGAAATGTGCAATATGCCCCTCGATAGTGGAAAGGCTCAGCCCCCTTATTGAGGCTACCTCCTGAAGTGTTTTTCCGGAATTGAAAAGATCCAGGCTGACCTGCCTTGTGTTTACCCTCTCCCTTTTAGGAGAATCCTTCACCGGTTCATCCTTGAGGCAGTATTCTATCCCGTTTTTTTTGCAATATTCTGCTATAATCCCCAGAATCTCCTCCCCATACTCCTTAAGCTTCCTGCTTCCGATCCCGGTAACACCCTTGAGCTCTTTCATCGAGGATGGTAACAATGTGCTTATGCCGGCAATTGTCTTGTTGCTTAAAATCATGAACTCCGGCTTGTCCAGAGAACGGGCCTTTTGCCTTCTCCAGGATTTAAGCAACATATAGAGCTCCTGATCCACATCGGAGAAATCAAAAGTCTCAGGCTTTGTAACACTCTCCTTCACTGATGGCTTCTCAATTGCAACTTTAGCCCGCGCTTCCAGATATGTCTTTACAGAAAAACCGGAGCCGCACACCTGAAAACAGTGTGATTTTTTCTCCATTTCCTCCCTTAGCCGCGTGATACTTGCAGCGATCGATTTTCGTATTTCCTTTTTATCAACATCGATTTTTCCTCCCTCACACAGAATACCGCCGACATGAGATTCCAGCTTTTCCCTGAAATACACACATCCCTTCCTGATCCTCTCCAGAAGCTCTTCATTACGCTCAACAACAGGCTCTTTACGCAGCAATCCCTGAATCTGTAAACTGAACCGATCCGCCACATCGGTTATCTCATTTTTTACTTTAGCATTGAGATCAGTAAGAGAATCCATCAATCCGGGACAGAGACACTCTTTGTTCTCTTTCGCAAGCCTCATAAGAGCACGGATCTCTCTATCGACCGTATTAAGGTCAAACAGCTCCCTGAGAAGACTTTGCTGAAAAGAGATCATGGCTTTTAACAGATGGTTCTCGTCAGGATGATACTTTTCCGTACTTTTTATAAATTCCGACACTGAAGAGCTGTTTATCAGCACCCTGGGGGTAAGCCTCGAGGTAAGAAAAAGCCCTTCGAGAGTTCTGCACCTGCTGAGAGCTACATATACCTGTCCATGTGCAAAAGCCGCTCCGGCATCGATAACCACCTTGTCAAATGTAAGCCCCTGACTTTTATGTATTGTTATTGCCCAGGCGGCCTTGAGAGGGTACTGGGTAAATTTACCTGTAACAGTCTCCACTATCTCACCGCTCTCTTTATCAAGCCCGTATTTCATGTTTTCCCAGCAGTCCATCTCCACCTCTATAACCGGCTCATCATCGGAACACTTTACATACACCTTATCCTCATCGATATCCGTCACTTTTCCGATTTTCCCATTGAAATAGCGTTTATCCGGCCGCGTGTCATTCTTGACAAACATCACCTGGGCTCCGACCCTGAGCTCAAGCTGCGGATCTGTGGGATAAGAATACTCCGGAAAATCCCCCTCTATCTTCGCCTTGAAAATCCAGGGTCGCCCCTCAAGCCTCCTCATCCTCTCCTCATTGATCTGCTTTGCCTGATAATTATGGGTGGTAAGAGTGATACACCCTTCCATAACACCTTTAATATCCGGTGTGTAGCGTTTATTGATAAGCGCGATCGTTTCCGGGCTCCTGTCGCCATCACGTACCCTGTTAAGCATTTCTATAAAATCACTGTCACTTTGTCTGTAAACCCTTTTCAGCTCTATTGTGACATAACTGGATTTTCTCAGCGCGTTACTTCCGAAAAAAAAGGGAGTATCATAATGCTCTTTAAGAATCTCCCATTCATCCTCCTTGACAACAGGAGCAAGCTGCTGAAGATCACCGATCATAAGGAGCTGTATCCCGCCGAATGGTCTGTCGCGGTTACGGAACTTTCTCAGTATCTCATCGATCCCGTCAAGCAGATCCGATCTCACCATACTTATCTCATCGATGATGATCAAATCGAGACTTTTAATTATGTTAAGTTTTTCACGGCTGAACTTGTGAAATTTGGCGGAAAGTCCTTTCCTGAAATCCCCGTCTGCAGCAAAATCGGCCCGTCCGCCCGGAATCCAGGGTCCGAAAGGCATCTGAAAAAAGGAGTGTATCGTCATCCCGCCTGCATTTATCGCAGCGACACCGGTAGGCGCAAGCACTACCATTCTTTTAGGTGAGGATTTCCTGAGATTGTGAAGAAAGGTGGTTTTACCGGTACCGGCTTTTCCAGTAAGGAACACGTT containing:
- a CDS encoding AAA family ATPase, which codes for MKMSNQEEKNPELDLAFRYLQDTSENVFLTGKAGTGKTTFLHNLRKSSPKRMVVLAPTGVAAINAGGMTIHSFFQMPFGPWIPGGRADFAADGDFRKGLSAKFHKFSREKLNIIKSLDLIIIDEISMVRSDLLDGIDEILRKFRNRDRPFGGIQLLMIGDLQQLAPVVKEDEWEILKEHYDTPFFFGSNALRKSSYVTIELKRVYRQSDSDFIEMLNRVRDGDRSPETIALINKRYTPDIKGVMEGCITLTTHNYQAKQINEERMRRLEGRPWIFKAKIEGDFPEYSYPTDPQLELRVGAQVMFVKNDTRPDKRYFNGKIGKVTDIDEDKVYVKCSDDEPVIEVEMDCWENMKYGLDKESGEIVETVTGKFTQYPLKAAWAITIHKSQGLTFDKVVIDAGAAFAHGQVYVALSRCRTLEGLFLTSRLTPRVLINSSSVSEFIKSTEKYHPDENHLLKAMISFQQSLLRELFDLNTVDREIRALMRLAKENKECLCPGLMDSLTDLNAKVKNEITDVADRFSLQIQGLLRKEPVVERNEELLERIRKGCVYFREKLESHVGGILCEGGKIDVDKKEIRKSIAASITRLREEMEKKSHCFQVCGSGFSVKTYLEARAKVAIEKPSVKESVTKPETFDFSDVDQELYMLLKSWRRQKARSLDKPEFMILSNKTIAGISTLLPSSMKELKGVTGIGSRKLKEYGEEILGIIAEYCKKNGIEYCLKDEPVKDSPKRERVNTRQVSLDLFNSGKTLQEVASIRGLSLSTIEGHIAHFISTGELDISRLLSEEKISEISGFFLNQNSRELSPAKENFGDKYSYGELRMVLAHLDSIGQENAVL